In the genome of Streptomyces sp. NBC_00190, one region contains:
- a CDS encoding adenylate kinase: protein MRIVLVGPPGAGKGTQAAFLAKNLSIPHISTGDLFRANISQNTELGLRAKAFMDAGDLVPDEITIGMAKDRMEQADAVNGFLLDGFPRNVSQAEALDTMLQAASMKLDAVLDLEVEEDEVVKRIAGRRICRNDSAHVFHVTYAPPKAEGVCDTCGGELYQRGDDSEDTVRNRLEVYHTQTEPIIDYYKAQGLLVTIPALGEVADVTKRAMEALQK, encoded by the coding sequence ATGCGAATCGTCCTCGTTGGACCGCCCGGTGCGGGCAAGGGAACGCAGGCTGCGTTCCTTGCCAAGAACCTGTCGATCCCGCACATCTCCACGGGCGACCTGTTCCGGGCCAACATCAGCCAGAACACCGAGCTCGGCTTGCGCGCCAAGGCGTTCATGGATGCCGGTGACCTCGTCCCCGACGAGATCACCATCGGTATGGCCAAGGACCGCATGGAGCAGGCCGACGCGGTGAACGGCTTCCTGCTCGACGGCTTCCCGCGCAATGTCTCGCAGGCCGAGGCGCTCGACACGATGCTCCAGGCCGCGTCCATGAAGCTGGACGCCGTCCTCGACCTGGAGGTCGAGGAGGACGAGGTCGTGAAGCGGATCGCCGGTCGGCGCATCTGCCGCAACGACTCCGCGCACGTGTTCCACGTCACGTACGCCCCGCCGAAGGCCGAGGGTGTCTGCGACACCTGCGGCGGCGAGCTGTACCAGCGCGGCGACGACTCGGAGGACACCGTCCGCAACCGGCTGGAGGTCTACCACACGCAGACCGAGCCGATCATCGACTACTACAAGGCCCAGGGCCTGCTCGTGACCATCCCCGCCCTCGGTGAGGTCGCGGACGTCACGAAGCGCGCGATGGAAGCGCTGCAGAAGTAG
- the map gene encoding type I methionyl aminopeptidase: MVQIKTPEQIAKMREAGLVVAAIHAATREAAVPGATTRDLDMVARKVIADAGAKSNFLGYGGFPATICTSVNEVVVHGIPDDKTVLKDGDIISIDAGAIVDGWHGDAAYTAFVGTGHAPELVELSRVTEESMWAGIAAMKLGNRLVDISKAIEGYIKRQPRPATGEHSLGKFGIIEDYGGHGIGSEMHMDPHLLNYVSRKRGKGIKLVPGVCLAIEPMVSLGTAQTEVLADDWTVISTDGTWSSHWEHSIALTEDGPIVLTSPDCGKAKLAEYGVTTAPDPLA, translated from the coding sequence ATGGTGCAGATCAAGACCCCCGAGCAGATCGCGAAGATGCGCGAGGCAGGGCTGGTCGTCGCCGCGATCCACGCGGCGACCCGTGAGGCGGCCGTCCCGGGCGCCACGACGCGGGATCTGGACATGGTGGCCCGCAAGGTCATCGCGGACGCCGGGGCCAAGTCGAACTTCCTCGGCTACGGCGGTTTCCCCGCGACCATCTGCACCTCGGTGAACGAGGTCGTCGTCCACGGCATCCCGGACGACAAGACGGTCCTCAAGGACGGCGACATCATCTCGATCGACGCCGGCGCGATCGTCGACGGCTGGCACGGGGACGCGGCCTACACCGCCTTCGTGGGCACCGGGCACGCTCCTGAGCTCGTGGAGCTGTCCCGGGTGACCGAGGAGTCCATGTGGGCCGGCATCGCCGCCATGAAGCTCGGCAACCGCCTCGTGGACATCTCGAAGGCGATCGAGGGGTACATCAAGCGCCAGCCGCGTCCGGCGACGGGTGAGCACAGCCTCGGCAAGTTCGGGATCATCGAGGACTACGGCGGCCACGGCATCGGGTCCGAGATGCACATGGACCCCCACCTGCTGAACTACGTCTCGCGCAAGCGGGGCAAGGGGATCAAGCTGGTCCCGGGCGTCTGCCTGGCGATCGAGCCGATGGTCTCCCTGGGCACGGCCCAGACCGAGGTCCTGGCGGACGACTGGACGGTCATCTCGACGGACGGCACCTGGTCCTCGCACTGGGAGCACTCCATCGCCCTGACGGAGGACGGTCCCATCGTCCTGACCAGCCCGGACTGCGGCAAGGCGAAGCTGGCGGAGTACGGAGTCACCACGGCTCCGGACCCTCTGGCGTAA
- the infA gene encoding translation initiation factor IF-1 gives MAKKQGAIEIEGTVIESLPNAMFKVELQNGHKVLAHISGKMRMHYIRILPDDRVVVELSPYDLTRGRIVYRYK, from the coding sequence GTGGCCAAGAAGCAAGGTGCCATCGAAATCGAGGGCACCGTGATCGAGTCCCTCCCGAACGCGATGTTCAAGGTGGAACTGCAGAACGGTCACAAGGTCCTCGCGCACATCAGCGGCAAGATGCGCATGCACTACATCCGCATCCTCCCGGATGACCGGGTCGTCGTGGAGCTGTCTCCGTACGACCTCACGCGTGGCCGGATCGTCTACCGATACAAGTAG
- the rpmJ gene encoding 50S ribosomal protein L36, with the protein MKVKPSVKKICDKCKVIRRHGRVMVICDNLRHKQRQG; encoded by the coding sequence ATGAAGGTCAAGCCGAGCGTCAAGAAGATCTGCGACAAGTGCAAGGTGATCCGCCGTCACGGTCGGGTCATGGTCATCTGCGACAACCTGCGCCACAAGCAGCGCCAGGGCTGA
- the rpsM gene encoding 30S ribosomal protein S13, whose translation MARVSGVDIPREKRVEIALTYVFGIGRTRSKEILASTGVNPNTRVRDLAEEDLVKIREYVDANLRTEGDLRREIQGDIRRKIEIQCYQGIRHRRGLPVHGQRTSTNARTRKGPRRAIAGKKKPGKK comes from the coding sequence GTGGCACGCGTTTCCGGTGTTGACATCCCGCGCGAAAAGCGTGTGGAGATCGCACTCACCTACGTCTTCGGTATCGGGCGCACCCGGTCCAAGGAGATCCTCGCCTCCACCGGCGTGAACCCGAACACCCGCGTTCGTGACCTGGCCGAAGAGGACCTCGTCAAGATCCGCGAGTACGTGGACGCCAACCTCCGTACCGAGGGTGACCTCCGCCGCGAGATCCAGGGCGACATTCGCCGCAAGATCGAGATCCAGTGCTACCAGGGCATCCGCCACCGTCGTGGCCTGCCGGTGCACGGTCAGCGCACCAGCACGAACGCGCGTACCCGCAAGGGCCCGCGTCGCGCGATCGCCGGTAAGAAGAAGCCGGGCAAGAAGTAG
- the rpsK gene encoding 30S ribosomal protein S11 yields MPPKGRQGAAKKVRRKEKKNVAHGHAHIKSTFNNTIVSITDPSGNVISWASAGHVGFKGSRKSTPFAAQMAAESAARRAQEHGMRKVDVFVKGPGSGRETAIRSLQATGLEVGSIQDVTPTPHNGCRPPKRRRV; encoded by the coding sequence ATGCCCCCCAAGGGTCGTCAGGGCGCTGCCAAGAAGGTGCGCCGCAAGGAAAAGAAGAACGTCGCTCACGGGCACGCCCACATCAAGAGCACGTTCAACAACACCATCGTTTCGATCACCGACCCCTCGGGCAACGTGATCTCCTGGGCCTCCGCCGGCCACGTCGGCTTCAAGGGCTCGCGCAAGTCCACCCCCTTCGCCGCGCAGATGGCCGCCGAGTCGGCCGCCCGCCGCGCGCAGGAGCACGGCATGCGCAAGGTTGACGTCTTCGTCAAGGGTCCGGGCTCCGGCCGCGAGACCGCGATCCGCTCCCTCCAGGCCACCGGCCTCGAGGTCGGCTCGATCCAGGACGTCACCCCCACCCCGCACAACGGCTGCCGCCCGCCGAAGCGCCGCCGCGTCTGA
- a CDS encoding DNA-directed RNA polymerase subunit alpha, whose translation MLIAQRPSLTEEVVDEYRSRFVIEPLEPGFGYTLGNSLRRTLLSSIPGAAVTSIRVDGVLHEFTTVPGVKEDVTDIILNIKQLVVSSEHDEPVVMYLRKQGPGLVTAADIAPPAGVEVHNPDLVLATLNGKGKLEMELTVERGRGYVSAVQNKQLGQEIGRIPVDSIYSPVLKVTYKVEATRVEQRTDFDKLIVDVETKQAMRPRDAMASAGKTLVELFGLARELNIDAEGIDMGPSPTDAALAADLALPIEELELTVRSYNCLKREGIHSVGELVARSEADLLDIRNFGAKSIDEVKAKLAGMGLALKDSPPGFDPTAAADAFGADDDADAGFVETEQY comes from the coding sequence ATGCTTATCGCTCAGCGTCCTTCGCTGACCGAAGAGGTCGTAGACGAGTACCGCTCGCGGTTCGTGATCGAGCCGCTGGAGCCGGGCTTCGGCTACACCCTCGGTAACTCCCTGCGCCGTACGCTCCTGTCCTCGATCCCGGGTGCCGCTGTCACCAGCATCCGCGTGGACGGCGTCCTGCACGAGTTCACCACCGTGCCGGGTGTCAAGGAAGACGTCACCGACATCATCCTCAACATCAAGCAGCTGGTCGTCTCCTCGGAGCACGACGAGCCGGTCGTGATGTACCTGCGCAAGCAGGGTCCCGGCCTGGTCACCGCTGCCGACATCGCGCCCCCGGCCGGTGTCGAGGTGCACAACCCGGACCTGGTCCTCGCCACGCTCAACGGCAAGGGCAAGCTGGAGATGGAGCTGACCGTCGAGCGCGGTCGCGGCTACGTCTCCGCCGTCCAGAACAAGCAGCTGGGCCAGGAGATCGGCCGCATCCCGGTCGACTCCATCTACAGCCCGGTCCTCAAGGTCACCTACAAGGTCGAGGCGACCCGAGTCGAGCAGCGCACCGACTTCGACAAGCTGATCGTCGACGTCGAGACCAAGCAGGCCATGCGCCCGCGTGACGCGATGGCGTCCGCCGGTAAGACCCTGGTCGAGCTGTTCGGTCTGGCGCGCGAGCTCAACATCGACGCCGAGGGCATCGACATGGGCCCGTCCCCCACGGACGCCGCCCTGGCCGCCGACCTGGCGCTGCCGATCGAGGAGCTCGAGCTCACCGTTCGGTCGTACAACTGCCTCAAGCGCGAGGGCATCCACTCCGTGGGTGAGCTCGTCGCACGTTCCGAGGCCGACCTGCTCGACATCCGCAACTTCGGTGCGAAGTCGATCGACGAGGTCAAGGCGAAGCTGGCCGGCATGGGCCTGGCCCTCAAGGACAGCCCGCCCGGATTCGACCCGACCGCCGCCGCCGACGCCTTCGGCGCCGACGACGACGCGGACGCCGGTTTCGTCGAGACCGAGCAGTACTAA
- the rplQ gene encoding 50S ribosomal protein L17 — protein sequence MPRPAKGARLGGSAAHEKHLLANLAKALFEHGRITTTEAKARRLRPYAERLVTKAKKGDIHNRRLVLQTITDKSIVHTLFTEIAPRYENRPGGYTRITKIGNRRGDNAPMAVIELVEALTVAQQATGEAEAATKRAVKEAEAKAEATETPAEATKEA from the coding sequence ATGCCGCGTCCCGCAAAGGGTGCCCGTCTGGGCGGCTCCGCCGCGCACGAGAAGCACCTTCTCGCGAACCTCGCGAAGGCGCTCTTCGAGCACGGCCGCATCACCACCACCGAGGCCAAGGCCCGTCGCCTGCGTCCCTACGCCGAGCGTCTGGTCACCAAGGCCAAGAAGGGCGACATCCACAACCGTCGCCTGGTGCTGCAGACGATCACGGACAAGAGCATCGTGCACACGCTGTTCACCGAGATCGCCCCGCGCTACGAGAACCGCCCCGGTGGTTACACGCGCATCACCAAGATCGGCAACCGTCGTGGCGACAACGCCCCGATGGCCGTGATCGAGCTGGTCGAGGCCCTTACGGTCGCCCAGCAGGCCACCGGTGAGGCCGAGGCCGCCACCAAGCGTGCGGTCAAGGAGGCGGAGGCCAAGGCCGAGGCCACCGAGACCCCCGCCGAGGCGACCAAGGAGGCCTGA
- the truA gene encoding tRNA pseudouridine(38-40) synthase TruA, whose translation MSDEVEPGHVRVRLDLSYDGKDFSGWAKQRVLRTVQGELESALQTVMRLSEPVELTVAGRTDAGVHARGQVAQFDLAEEVWAEHHDKLLRRLAGRLPHDVRVWKVAEAPQGFNARFSAIWRRYAYRVGDHQGGVDPLRRGHVLWHQWPLDVDAMNEAAAPLLGEHDFAAYCKKREGATTIRTLQQLSWERGDDGIITATVRADAFCHNMVRSLVGALLHVGDGHRPTDWPGKVLEAAVRDSSVHVVKPHGLTLEEVGYPADELLAARSKEARNVRTLPGAGCC comes from the coding sequence GTGAGTGACGAGGTGGAGCCCGGGCACGTCCGGGTGCGGCTGGACCTGAGCTATGACGGCAAGGACTTCTCCGGCTGGGCGAAGCAGCGCGTGCTGCGGACCGTCCAGGGCGAGCTGGAGTCGGCCCTGCAGACCGTGATGCGGCTGTCCGAGCCCGTCGAGCTGACCGTGGCCGGGCGTACCGACGCGGGTGTGCACGCCCGCGGGCAGGTCGCGCAGTTCGACCTGGCCGAGGAGGTCTGGGCCGAGCACCACGACAAGCTGTTGCGCCGCCTCGCGGGCCGGCTGCCGCACGACGTACGGGTGTGGAAGGTGGCCGAGGCCCCGCAGGGCTTCAACGCGCGTTTTTCGGCCATCTGGCGCCGCTACGCCTACCGCGTAGGCGACCATCAGGGCGGCGTCGACCCGCTGCGCCGCGGCCACGTGCTGTGGCACCAGTGGCCCCTCGACGTGGACGCCATGAACGAGGCCGCCGCCCCGCTGCTCGGCGAGCACGACTTCGCCGCGTACTGCAAGAAGCGCGAGGGCGCCACGACCATCCGTACGCTCCAGCAGCTCAGCTGGGAGCGCGGCGACGACGGGATCATCACCGCGACCGTCCGCGCCGACGCCTTCTGCCACAACATGGTCCGCTCGCTGGTGGGGGCCCTGCTGCACGTGGGTGACGGGCACCGGCCGACCGACTGGCCCGGCAAGGTGCTGGAAGCGGCCGTACGGGACTCCTCGGTACACGTGGTCAAGCCGCACGGGCTGACCCTGGAGGAGGTCGGCTACCCGGCCGACGAGCTCCTGGCGGCCCGCAGCAAGGAAGCGCGCAACGTGCGGACCCTCCCGGGCGCCGGTTGCTGCTAA
- a CDS encoding ABC-F family ATP-binding cassette domain-containing protein — protein MGHLEASHLEYYLPDGRVLLPDVSFRVGEGSVVALVGANGAGKTTLLKMISGELQPHGGGITVSGGLGVMSQFVGSVRDETTVRDLLVSVAQPRIREAAKAVDRAEHLILTVDDEAAQMAYAQALSDWADVQGYEAETLWDVCTMAALAIPYDSAQFREVRTLSGGEQKRLVLEALLRGPDEVLLLDEPDNYLDVPGKRWLEEQLKATRKTVLFVSHDRELLTQAAEKIISLEASPNGSDVWVHGAGFGTYHEARKERFARFEELKRRWDEEHARLKALVLRLRNQAAISPDMASRYHAMQTRFKKFEEAGPPPEPPREQDIRMRLKGGRTGVRALTVENLELTGLMKPFSLEVFYGERVAVLGSNGSGKSHFLRLLAGEDVKHTGTWKLGARVVPGHFAQTHAHPELFGRTLVDILWTESALPLGAAMGALRRYELERQGDQPFERLSGGQQARFQILLLELAGTTALLLDEPTDNLDLESAEALQDGLEAYEGTVLCVTHDRWFARTFDRYLVFGSDGVVRETQEPVWDERRVERKR, from the coding sequence ATGGGACATCTCGAAGCCAGCCACCTGGAGTACTACCTTCCCGACGGGCGGGTACTGCTCCCTGACGTCTCCTTCCGCGTGGGGGAGGGGTCGGTCGTCGCGCTCGTCGGGGCGAACGGGGCCGGTAAGACCACCCTGCTGAAGATGATCTCCGGGGAGCTCCAGCCGCACGGCGGCGGCATCACCGTCTCCGGCGGCCTCGGTGTGATGTCGCAGTTCGTGGGCTCGGTGCGGGACGAGACGACCGTACGGGACCTCCTGGTCTCGGTGGCCCAGCCGCGGATCCGGGAGGCCGCGAAGGCCGTGGACCGCGCCGAGCATCTGATCCTGACGGTGGACGACGAGGCCGCGCAGATGGCGTACGCGCAGGCGCTGAGCGACTGGGCCGACGTCCAGGGGTACGAGGCGGAGACGCTGTGGGACGTCTGCACGATGGCCGCGCTGGCGATCCCGTACGACTCGGCGCAGTTCCGCGAGGTGCGCACGCTGTCGGGCGGTGAGCAGAAGCGGCTCGTGCTGGAGGCGCTGCTGCGCGGGCCGGACGAGGTGCTGCTGCTCGACGAGCCGGACAACTATCTGGACGTCCCGGGCAAGCGGTGGCTCGAGGAGCAGCTGAAGGCCACCCGCAAGACGGTGCTGTTCGTCTCGCACGACCGGGAGCTGCTGACGCAGGCCGCCGAGAAGATCATCAGCCTGGAGGCGAGCCCGAACGGTTCCGACGTCTGGGTGCACGGCGCGGGCTTCGGCACGTACCACGAGGCCCGCAAGGAGCGCTTCGCGCGCTTCGAGGAGCTCAAGCGGCGCTGGGACGAGGAGCACGCCCGGCTGAAGGCCCTGGTGCTGCGGCTGCGCAACCAGGCCGCGATCAGCCCGGACATGGCCTCGCGGTACCACGCGATGCAGACCCGCTTCAAGAAGTTCGAGGAGGCCGGTCCGCCGCCCGAGCCGCCGCGCGAGCAGGACATCCGGATGCGGCTCAAGGGCGGCCGTACGGGCGTGCGCGCGCTCACCGTGGAGAACCTGGAGCTCACGGGCCTGATGAAGCCCTTCTCGCTGGAGGTCTTCTACGGCGAGCGGGTCGCGGTGCTCGGCTCGAACGGCTCGGGCAAGTCGCACTTCCTGCGGCTGCTGGCGGGCGAGGACGTCAAGCACACGGGCACGTGGAAGCTGGGCGCACGGGTGGTTCCCGGCCATTTCGCGCAGACGCACGCGCACCCGGAGCTGTTCGGCCGCACGCTCGTGGACATCTTGTGGACGGAGAGCGCGCTGCCGCTCGGCGCGGCGATGGGCGCACTGCGCCGGTACGAGCTGGAGCGCCAGGGGGACCAGCCGTTCGAGCGGCTCTCCGGCGGCCAGCAGGCACGTTTCCAGATCCTGCTGCTGGAGCTGGCGGGCACGACGGCGCTGCTGCTGGACGAGCCGACGGACAACCTGGACCTGGAATCCGCGGAGGCGCTCCAGGACGGCCTGGAGGCCTACGAGGGCACTGTGCTGTGCGTCACGCACGACCGGTGGTTCGCGCGCACATTTGACCGTTACCTGGTCTTCGGTTCGGACGGTGTTGTGCGGGAGACTCAGGAACCCGTCTGGGACGAACGTAGAGTCGAACGCAAGCGCTAG
- a CDS encoding glycosyltransferase family 87 protein, which translates to MKWETQNAGARIPGSAPAGNRLIDWLLRPASRPWQLLSLAVLLGIAVSTSLRENWGSDNAFVVKAAETLLAGGSPYEDKRFLYLPSAVLMAVPEALLPQVVLRWTLPVAMSALLGVGWLAALRLFSVPLRSRFAVVGFPVLALAYKPYINLVLIGNWTAISAAALPVALLLAHRRHWGAAGLVVGLAIACKPMLVPMGLLFLVARRWRGLAAAVLVPLGISMAGALLMPSPSLFFTKTLPFLLQGQDAYALPWDASPIAVLPRLGVPEPLAVLVAFAGAGAGLWAAWTRWRRTDEADDGELRLVETACMVMLAAFLVSRPSFDHYLLVVLPLLLASAVRPGSMPRSPWFWAALGPQVAGIPWPSELERKRRAFKDCATLCGLAILLGRRALRSGRVTLDPVTTAGSPPRTEPECAATPAESASRTAF; encoded by the coding sequence ATGAAGTGGGAGACCCAGAACGCCGGGGCCCGGATCCCCGGGAGCGCGCCCGCCGGCAACCGGCTGATCGACTGGCTGCTGCGGCCCGCCTCGCGGCCCTGGCAGCTCCTCTCGCTCGCGGTGCTGCTGGGGATCGCCGTCTCCACGAGCCTGCGGGAGAACTGGGGCTCGGACAACGCCTTCGTGGTCAAGGCCGCGGAAACGCTGCTGGCGGGCGGGTCCCCGTACGAGGACAAGCGCTTCCTGTACCTGCCCAGTGCCGTGCTGATGGCGGTGCCGGAGGCGCTGCTGCCGCAGGTGGTGCTGAGGTGGACGCTGCCGGTCGCGATGTCGGCGCTGCTGGGCGTGGGGTGGCTGGCGGCGCTGCGGCTGTTCTCGGTGCCGCTGCGCTCGCGCTTCGCGGTGGTCGGCTTCCCGGTCCTCGCCCTCGCCTACAAGCCGTACATCAACCTCGTGCTGATCGGTAACTGGACCGCCATCTCGGCGGCCGCGCTGCCGGTGGCGCTGCTGCTCGCGCACCGGCGGCACTGGGGGGCGGCCGGCCTGGTGGTGGGGCTGGCCATCGCCTGCAAGCCGATGCTGGTGCCGATGGGGCTGCTCTTCCTGGTCGCCCGGCGGTGGCGGGGGCTGGCCGCGGCCGTGCTCGTGCCGCTGGGGATCTCGATGGCCGGCGCGCTGCTGATGCCGAGCCCGTCGCTGTTCTTCACCAAGACCCTGCCGTTCCTGCTCCAGGGGCAGGACGCGTACGCGCTCCCGTGGGACGCCTCGCCGATCGCGGTGCTGCCGCGGCTGGGGGTGCCGGAGCCGCTGGCGGTGCTGGTCGCGTTCGCGGGTGCCGGGGCCGGACTGTGGGCGGCCTGGACGCGGTGGCGGCGGACGGACGAGGCCGACGACGGCGAGCTGCGGCTGGTGGAGACGGCCTGCATGGTGATGCTCGCCGCATTCCTGGTCTCGCGGCCGTCCTTCGACCACTACCTGCTGGTGGTCCTGCCGCTGCTGCTCGCCTCGGCGGTGCGGCCGGGCTCGATGCCCCGCTCGCCCTGGTTCTGGGCGGCCCTGGGGCCGCAGGTGGCGGGGATCCCGTGGCCCTCGGAGCTGGAGCGCAAGCGGCGGGCGTTCAAGGACTGCGCCACCCTGTGCGGGCTCGCGATCCTGCTGGGGCGTCGTGCGCTGCGCTCCGGGCGGGTTACTCTGGACCCTGTAACAACTGCGGGGTCCCCTCCCAGGACCGAACCGGAGTGCGCCGCGACGCCAGCAGAATCGGCATCGCGGACCGCGTTTTGA
- the rplM gene encoding 50S ribosomal protein L13 translates to MRTFSPKPGDISRQWLVIDAQDVVLGRLATQAAALLKGKHKPTYAPHMDMGDFVIIVNADKVHLSGNKASQKMAYRHSGYPGGLRSVRYDDLLANNPEKAVEKAIKGMLPKNTLGRQMLSKLKVYSGDQHPHAAQQPVPFEITQVAQ, encoded by the coding sequence GTGCGTACGTTCAGCCCCAAGCCCGGCGACATCTCGCGCCAGTGGCTCGTCATCGACGCCCAGGACGTTGTCCTCGGCCGTCTGGCGACCCAGGCCGCTGCCCTCCTGAAGGGCAAGCACAAGCCGACCTACGCCCCCCACATGGACATGGGCGACTTCGTCATCATCGTCAACGCCGACAAGGTTCACCTGTCCGGCAACAAGGCGTCGCAGAAGATGGCGTACCGCCACTCCGGCTACCCGGGTGGTCTCCGCTCCGTGCGCTACGACGACCTCCTGGCGAACAACCCGGAGAAGGCCGTCGAGAAGGCCATCAAGGGCATGCTCCCCAAGAACACCCTGGGCCGTCAGATGCTCTCGAAGCTGAAGGTCTACTCGGGCGACCAGCACCCCCACGCTGCCCAGCAGCCGGTGCCGTTCGAGATCACCCAGGTCGCGCAGTAG
- the rpsI gene encoding 30S ribosomal protein S9, with protein sequence MAETTAETTPVDEFEGNVEEYTSESEVVVEGDYTSESLAGRFGDPQPAAGLGRRKNAIARVRIVPGTGKWKINGRTLEDYFPNKVHQQEVNEPFKLLELDNRYDIIARIAGGGVSGQAGALRLGVARALNEADVDNNRPALKKAGFLSRDDRAVERKKAGLKKARKAPQYSKR encoded by the coding sequence GTGGCCGAGACCACCGCCGAGACGACCCCCGTCGACGAGTTCGAGGGCAACGTCGAGGAGTACACCAGCGAGTCTGAGGTCGTCGTCGAGGGCGACTACACCTCCGAGTCCCTTGCCGGTCGCTTCGGCGACCCCCAGCCGGCTGCCGGCCTGGGCCGTCGCAAGAACGCCATCGCCCGCGTCCGGATCGTTCCGGGCACCGGCAAGTGGAAGATCAACGGTCGCACCCTTGAGGACTACTTCCCCAACAAGGTGCACCAGCAGGAAGTCAACGAGCCGTTCAAGCTCCTTGAGCTGGACAACCGCTACGACATCATCGCCCGCATCGCGGGTGGCGGCGTCTCCGGCCAGGCCGGCGCCCTGCGCCTCGGTGTGGCCCGTGCGCTGAACGAGGCGGACGTGGACAACAACCGCCCGGCGCTGAAGAAGGCCGGCTTCCTCTCCCGCGACGACCGTGCGGTCGAGCGCAAGAAGGCCGGTCTCAAGAAGGCCCGTAAGGCTCCGCAGTACAGCAAGCGTTAA